From the genome of Glycine max cultivar Williams 82 chromosome 2, Glycine_max_v4.0, whole genome shotgun sequence, one region includes:
- the LOC100811247 gene encoding caffeoyl-CoA O-methyltransferase, translating into MPKPCCSMHKHYYKTNLANPGPDANRSNQTSHRFEPAFSFLISITLLHPPTSSSSNYQLFQKGEEKERKQNAQRIIIAMAEQNQNQTTEAGRHQEVGHKSLLQSDALYQYILETSVYPREPESMKELRELTAKHPWNIMTTSADEGQFLNMLLKLINAKNTMEIGVYTGYSLLATALALPEDGKILAMDINRENYELGLPVIKKAGVDHKIEFREGPALPVLDEMVKDEKNHGSYDFIFVDADKDNYLNYHKRLIELVKVGGVIGYDNTLWNGSVVAPPDAPLRKYVRYYRDFVLELNKALAVDPRIEICMLPVGDGITICRRIK; encoded by the exons ATGCCTAAACCATGCTGCTCAATGCACAAGCATTACTATAAGACAAACCTCGCCAACCCCGGACCGGACGCCAACCGGTCCAACCAAACATCACACCGGTTCGAACCGGCCTTTTCCTTCCTTATATCAATCACTCTCCTACATCCCCCCACTTCATCAAGCTCCAATTATCAACTCTTTcaaaagggagaagaaaaggaaaggaaacaaAACGCACAAAGGATTATTATAGCAATGGCagaacaaaaccaaaaccagaCAACTGAAGCTGGAAGGCACCAAGAGGTTGGCCACAAGAGCCTTCTCCAGAGTGATGCTCTTTACCAG TATATTCTGGAGACCAGTGTCTACCCAAGAGAACCTGAATCCATGAAAGAACTGAGAGAGTTGACAGCAAAACACCCATg GAACATCATGACAACCTCTGCAGACGAAGGGCAATTCTTGAACATGCTCCTTAAGCTCATCAATGCCAAGAACACCATGGAAATTGGTGTCTACACTGGATATTCACTTCTTGCCACCGCTCTCGCTCTTCCTGAAGATGGAAAG ATCTTGGCCATGGATATTAACAGGGAGAATTATGAATTGGGTTTGCCAGTAATTAAGAAAGCTGGTGTTGACCACAAAATTGAATTCAGAGAAGGTCCTGCTCTCCCAGTTCTTGATGAAATGGTTAAAGAT GAGAAGAACCATGGGAGCTATGACTTCATCTTTGTGGACGCAGACAAGGACAACTACCTCAACTACCACAAGAGGTTGATAGAGCTTGTCAAAGTTGGGGGAGTGATCGGGTACGACAACACCCTATGGAACGGCTCTGTGGTGGCACCCCCAGATGCTCCTCTCAGGAAGTACGTTAGATACTACAGGGACTTCGTGCTCGAGCTCAACAAGGCACTCGCTGTGGACCCCAGGATCGAGATTTGCATGCTCCCGGTTGGTGATGGAATCACTATATGCCGTCGGATCAAGTGA